The sequence below is a genomic window from Hydractinia symbiolongicarpus strain clone_291-10 chromosome 10, HSymV2.1, whole genome shotgun sequence.
TAGTTTGACGCCAATAATTAAGTTATCATTAGTAAAGCCATTGCATTGTACTTTTATGAAATAACTTGGAAAAGGGTGGAAATAATCAACGCCATCTCCTGCGTGTGTAACTAGGAACCATCCGAGACCAATTATAGGCCAACTCCTAAAGCTGGGTCAACCCACCTGTCTCGGAACCAATTGTCAAAAACCAAACCGCAATCTCTTCAAACGTTCTTTAAAggacatgatcctatacattttcttgatcagcgtctAAAGCTCTATACATTAGAAGTAACTgtaaatcaaatttataaaagatttttagGTCAGCAAATCAAACCCCTTATATCTCCCTAATCGTTCGTCAAAAGCACGTCACCCTATACAttctcttgatcagcgtttcaagctgtacacattacaggcaacaggTAAAGAAGTTCCTCAAAAGGTATTATGTATATCCCTTATCAACtacttttttataactttaagccattttttaccagTAGTTGgtacttttaaatattttacaaacaacaacaacaacaactatttttcttatttttgttcttCGGTACTGGTATATAACGCTTAAGTATACTAGAGGCGAGGATTATAAGTCTTTTCCCTGTGGGAAAACGTTTTCAAAGACGTGTTGTAGCTTTCGTAATTCTCAACTCAACTAAACGTTTTTTGAAACTCTTTGTCTCCTGtgtaaataacaataaaaacaacaaaaagaataaTGATTGACATTTACACTGGACAATTGTCACGTTTTAACAACCTTTTCTACTTTAATTTGTTTGCTTTAATGCATCTTGTAGGTCAACTCGAGCTGGATGCTATTAAGCTGTCCATCAAACAATTCTGGTCGAAAGGATTAAGAAAAGCGAAAGCAAAGTTTGTTGATCCTGGTAATCCTGACACTGCAACAAGATgttataaatttaaattaaagggAAATCCATTTTTTGTTCCTAGTGGCAGAACCGAATTTATTCAGTGTCGAAAATTATGCACGAGTATTTTATACAGCATGTATGACTTAGGATGGAAGGTTAGTAAAAGCTCTTGTAAAATATAGTATGCGAGTTGGCTTTTGTAACTTTATAACACAGAAGATGAAAACTCGAGAAATCTGATGATGTGTGCTAAGCGAGCAGTTAATACGCGTGTTTATCCTCCAAGGTTTATCCAAATAACTGAAATATTTATGTATCGGAATTTATATTTGATTTGCCGCATTACATGTAATTATGAATTTGTTATCGACCGGCCGAGGACGGTCTGTCATCAGTAAAATAGAGAGCGATAGTTTTCGCGATTTTATTCAGGTTTCTTGGTATGAATTATGGTGTGGAGCTTCGGTGCTATTTTACATATTGTTTTCGAAAGGCAAAAACAACGGTATTCTTTGAATAAGGGAGATCATTTTCACTCACTCGCACATGTATGTTTAAGATAACTCCATCCGTCGCTAGGTAGGGACGAGTTTTCGACTATGGTGACTTTTTGGTATCGGCCAATAATACAGCGGAGCAAGTCTATGTGCGTAGTTTGCTAttgatttaaaaatgatttGACATATTAACCCATCTtatttaaacaaaggaaaagtTTTGTAGCGCTTGCACAGTTGTGCTGGTAGGTTACCTTATTAGTCACAGAGTACGAATGAGAAAATGTATACAATGCGACCTTTTCacacttcttttttatttagccaattcgcgaaaatttactcCACAAGCTTTTCTTTAGCTTTTGGTATCAACTGAATTAAGTCGACATGGAGATTTAACAACCTGGATTTTTCAAAGGCAAACGTTGCCTGCCAATACACAAAATTTTCTCTCAATTGGCATTACACCACCTGATAAGCTGCAGGTATATTTCGGAGTTTTGAGTCTTCTATGGCAGAGATATGTGTACATTTTAATGTTGAATTCggaataatattattattaatactactatttctttttctttttctttctctatttttACTGAAATGCTGTACAATTTTATCAACAATATAAgatgataaattttaaaaaaaattgcactgAAGATATGCATTATCATTCCCGGTTATTTTGTTTAGATAATTAACTGTCCAGTAGATTTACATGCTGTAATCATAGACGCATGCTCGCTCGTTTACAAAAAAATGACATCTCTGACACGACCTTCGAAGTAACATTTTGCTGCTTCAGTTTGTGATGCAATTATATCGCGTGATGTTAGTGGCAACGCTATTTTTGCGATTATTGGCTCTTTTAATGAAATATTTTAGAACAttctaaatcaatttttttcttcacaaaaTGACAGATGAGCCGTCATTTTTTTAGCATTCACGTTTTCTCGCACAAAAGTGACCGCCTATTTGTCTTGTTGAAAGAAAAGCTTCCACAAAAATTATAGTTCGCATCATATGTTGTGGGAATTTTCTATAGTATCAGATTTTTATTCTATCATTAGATAAAATTTAAAGGTTACCCATGGCGTTTTGTATGCAAAAGCGAATCTATCATGGCTAGACACATGTTGAAACGAATTGTCCAAAGTCTAACAGTGCATCAGTGGCTTTTGTATGGAAACAGCAATGTAAAGTCGGCCGCTGACACATTATTTTTTCGAGAAGATACTACAATGAAAGGTTAGGTTTTCACTTCTTACTTAAAGCATTGCCACAATGAAATGTGTTCAAAGCGCCCCTGTAAGACATAACATTTGGAAACTTTTAAAGATCGAGATTCTCTGAATTAACCAAAAACATTTGTTTGACTatttaaaaaagagaattttATGTCCCTCTGTTTTTTACTTTGTTAGGAtaattaaattcagcactagtgcaaaaaaaattttctagaGCTTTTACATAAACTATCAAAAAGAAGACTATGCCAACTTATCGAATTTACTTATCCTGTGAACTACCGTGAAATGAGAACAATTTTATTTCTCTTCCCACAGAATTTTCCTTCGCAAACAGCACTTTTGCGAAAACCAAAATGCTTGTTTAAAACGGGCTCTCAAACAAAAACCCCGTGAAACATAAAATGCGTTGGCAGTGAAGCACAAAAAGAGGTCGGTGTTAATCAGCCCCTAGGTAATCTCCGCTAACTATGTTTCATAACAGCGATAGTTGGTATGGCTCGCTTGCATTATACCATACCCTTTGTCTAATTCTAATCGCAtgacaaaagttaaaaagataCTAAAGTAAGAGACAGttgagttttttaaattaaacaacgaaataataaaaaagtatctCATTGAGTTCTTCATTCTTTGCAGCCAAATCCATAAAAAGAAAGTCATCTTTACTATTCTTGCCTCCTGGacacttttcttttcttttgcatCAAATCGAccaaattatcaaaaaattcaaaatttaataGTGATTTGATAGCTAACTTACACGATTTATGCTTATTCgtgcttttaaaattttgtagcaAGTTAGAATTTTGTTGCAAATATGCAAGTTCTCAAATCTCAAATTATTTGAGCTATTCTTCTACGTCAATACgcaaaatcaatttttaatcGTCGTATGTGATTTGTGCGCGTTTGCCAGGTATTTTCTTAACCAaactgtaaacaaaacattttggtaTCAAATCCCACAATTACCCTGGACCCTACGCGAAATTGTGTCAACCGAAGATTGAAGCCTTAAAACTATTTGGGCCGATGAATAACGTAGGGAAGTTTAAGAACGCGACGCATAAAATTTGATCTGTAGTCTTGGTTACCCAATTGTTAGTGAGAGAGGGTTTAAAAAAGTGGAACAGTGGCAATTTTCTTGAAATTCATAGTTCGGCTTGTGATAAGGAGGGAGGAgtggggtgggggggggggtggtagttttaatttttttagacctCCTTTAAACACAATGCTTATAATTAgttctgaaaattttattggccAAAAAATTAGATTAGTCTTTGCACAACATGTATAATTGTGTTGCTCATAATGTTGTCATGgtcttttatttaaatttagtagTTAAtcccgtggaataatccacttaGGAAGAACTTACAATGGGAAGGAACCATCATcttttgaattttgataaagTCAGGAATTAAGCATAATGCACcaagtttttaatttgttaaccCGTTACCTCTTTTGTATAGCGCTAAAATCgctgatgaagaaaatattaaattatcgtTTTTGACGGAAGGtacacacacagacagacaaacgacggctattattaaggagactagtcgataagcccGTAGAAAAAGTGGCTGaataacaatgaaaaagaaacatcacTTGAATTTTAGTAATATAATACGGAATTCACCCGTTGCCTCTATTATATAGAGCTAAAAACGCTaaccaaaataatgtataataatGTCAGGGTTCAGCAGACCCGTCAATATTCACCATACATTTTTATAGAAATTTCTTTGCTCGTTGCCTTTATTTTTTAGAGCTTAATATGGtcatcaagaaaatgtaaatgatccatatgattctatacattttcttgacaaaTAATTATAACATCCATCggttctgtttttttaaaaattgtttatccGTATATTTTCATTGTGAAGAGCTTAAGACTATGATACAAATAATGTGCTTTACCATGTCATTTGAAATTTGAAGGAAACTTCTGTTCCACCGTAATGACGTCATTTCTGATCCCTATGACGTCATAATATTTAACCTGCAATAATTGTACTTAATAATCTTCGATAAACCTTTAATTAAATTATAGCAATTATAAGAGGAATAAAATAAACTTGCACCTTCTAAATTTGTATGTATTTATTAAATGGTCTGGCATATTTTTATATTCTAGACGAATTTGAATTTTTGACTATCAGCTTAAACCGAAATGATCGATTACGATTTATACTTGTACAAGATCATATAGTCGCTACGTTGGAGACAGTCCGACAAACTTGGAATCATGGTGTAGAAGAAGTTAAAGACGATCGCCCGCATTGTTATGAGTTAGTACTAAAAGGAAATCCATGGTGGACATCAGGTAGGATGATTTGATGCAACTAATACCAAACTGCCTGTTTAAAGATGGTTTCCCTAGAAGAAAATTATACTGTAAAGGACCCTCTTTTATCAAATAAGTAAAAGAAcacttctgttttttttaaatgtttgggCAAACAGATCTGTAAAATAATAAAGCGATCTTCTACCTTCCTTTAGTAAAAAACATTGCTTATCATTAATCACTTTCGTGTTTTATATAGGAAATTTCTTTAATGAAATGgtggtttttttatttaggtgttAAAGCTGTCGAAGCAAGACTCGTAATCTTAAAAATTATGGAGAAACTAAGCCAATTTGGTTACTCTGTTTTGACTGGATTTGATATCTCACCAAGATCTAAtgataaatctttgtttttgtttcaaagAGGAACACCTGTTCAAGCAAAGTTTATGTGTCTTTCTCTGCATGATGTTAATATAATTCGGAATATATTATACTATATTAATAACGTGATCAAAATTCCTAATATCGAATTTCCATAGTCTTTTAATTGGATATGTCCGTCGTAGTTACAGTTAGTAGTAGTACCTAATTGGTAATTGTTCATCTTTTTAGATTGGAAAGGAAATCATTAACAGTTGGTTGCTTGGAATTCAAGAAGAAATATGTGTATCCGATATTGTTAGCTACGAGGTTTTCTTATTAAACAATACCCTTTTATTATTCTTAGTAAACGTAGAAAGGACTTTCAATGTGTTAAATTTAAATGGATTTACTATACTTCTTATAACTCCTTACAGATATGTTATGCAATGGTTAGTGTTGTTTTCAGGTTTTATTATTGTTCACAAAATTGTCA
It includes:
- the LOC130612452 gene encoding uncharacterized protein LOC130612452 isoform X2, with the translated sequence MARHMLKRIVQSLTVHQWLLYGNSNVKSAADTLFFREDTTMKDEFEFLTISLNRNDRLRFILVQDHIVATLETVRQTWNHGVEEVKDDRPHCYELVLKGNPWWTSGVKAVEARLVILKIMEKLSQFGYSVLTGFDISPRSNDKSLFLFQRGTPVQAKFMCLSLHDIGKEIINSWLLGIQEEICVSDIVSYEATLNGYPWNSIWSEGIYVRALLLKLLNAFTSMGWRLACTADVDAMYESNDNGAGFPIDVHNDFRMLHNKFNGNFQRISFRHDLNVEIVNMYQSPGVSIIEFKKLS
- the LOC130612452 gene encoding uncharacterized protein LOC130612452 isoform X1, whose translation is MLARLQKNDISDTTFEIKFKGYPWRFVCKSESIMARHMLKRIVQSLTVHQWLLYGNSNVKSAADTLFFREDTTMKDEFEFLTISLNRNDRLRFILVQDHIVATLETVRQTWNHGVEEVKDDRPHCYELVLKGNPWWTSGVKAVEARLVILKIMEKLSQFGYSVLTGFDISPRSNDKSLFLFQRGTPVQAKFMCLSLHDIGKEIINSWLLGIQEEICVSDIVSYEATLNGYPWNSIWSEGIYVRALLLKLLNAFTSMGWRLACTADVDAMYESNDNGAGFPIDVHNDFRMLHNKFNGNFQRISFRHDLNVEIVNMYQSPGVSIIEFKKLS